In a genomic window of Chloroflexota bacterium:
- the holA gene encoding DNA polymerase III subunit delta: MGERRPMTGSVLLAHGDDGYLIDRAVAAFTERVGATDRVVLTPDHAPDEALLARAALEAASVGLFGAHCVVLRQPLRAVGTSGSAADRLVALVEQLPDGAALALAELRPSRDVGRPPALLKRLETAVQAVGGRVEPCLAPRRDELRGWVTRHAAELEIAIRPAAAAALAQRIGGVWENDVERSEQTRVADGELRKLALAAGERPIEVPDVESLVSDTRPPSVNAVANAVERRDPTRAAEALHRALAEGEPVLRIMAALEARLVDLTVARDLLTSGAGAAEITKRLRPGNPSGAERVTAAARRYNGEELEEMLRGLFEADLAIKANTAEPEAAVTAWLGEYILGAVKGAAAKS; the protein is encoded by the coding sequence GTGGGCGAACGGCGACCGATGACCGGGTCGGTGCTCCTGGCCCACGGCGATGACGGCTACCTGATCGACCGGGCGGTGGCCGCCTTCACCGAACGGGTAGGCGCGACCGACCGGGTGGTGCTGACTCCCGACCACGCGCCGGACGAGGCACTGCTGGCGCGGGCCGCCCTGGAGGCGGCGAGCGTCGGGCTTTTCGGGGCCCACTGCGTGGTCCTGCGGCAGCCGCTCCGCGCCGTGGGGACATCGGGAAGCGCTGCCGATCGGCTGGTGGCTCTCGTCGAGCAGCTGCCCGATGGAGCGGCGCTGGCCCTGGCTGAGCTGCGTCCCTCCCGGGACGTGGGCCGTCCGCCGGCTCTCCTCAAGCGTCTCGAGACGGCCGTGCAGGCGGTTGGTGGTCGCGTGGAACCGTGCCTCGCCCCACGCCGCGACGAGCTACGGGGCTGGGTCACCCGCCATGCGGCCGAGCTGGAGATCGCCATCCGTCCGGCGGCCGCGGCAGCCCTGGCCCAACGAATCGGCGGGGTCTGGGAGAACGACGTCGAGCGCAGCGAGCAGACGCGAGTCGCTGACGGCGAGCTACGCAAGCTGGCGCTGGCCGCTGGAGAGCGACCGATCGAGGTGCCCGATGTCGAGTCCCTCGTGTCCGACACCCGGCCGCCATCGGTCAATGCGGTCGCCAACGCGGTCGAGCGGCGCGATCCGACCCGCGCGGCTGAAGCCCTGCATCGAGCACTGGCGGAGGGCGAGCCGGTGCTGCGAATCATGGCCGCTCTTGAAGCCCGGCTGGTGGACCTCACCGTCGCCCGCGACCTGCTGACCAGCGGTGCGGGTGCGGCGGAGATCACCAAGCGCCTGCGGCCCGGCAACCCGTCTGGCGCCGAGCGGGTGACGGCCGCCGCGCGACGCTACAACGGGGAGGAGCTGGAGGAAATGCTGCGGGGCCTGTTCGAGGCGGACCTGGCGATCAAGGCCAACACGGCGGAGCCGGAGGCGGCGGTCACGGCGTGGCTGGGTGAGTACATCCTGGGTGCGGTGAAGGGCGCGGCGGCGAAGAGCTAG
- a CDS encoding ComEC/Rec2 family competence protein yields MDRRGAWLLPGFVAGVMAGIATADAGWLGTSVMAVVMGCVVVGVGLRLVARQMLGSAVLVAAALLFGMALGGVRGLATTPPGGPGSVDVLAADGTWRVSGSVADEPTPRGDAIDLVLDDLRLAGGPLAGRVLVRVPRSAAVIAGDRVAVEVIIRPPNPADAEGMAYRERLRRQGIGALGRAFEVAVIGHRSDPLADSFGSVRRWLLDGLVTTVPEPEASLGAGILLGVRAGIDPAVRDAFAVAGLSHVVAISGWNVAIVVVLIGALTRRLRRRAAPALPAAVAVLAVAGYVVLVGASPAVVRAALMAGALLVSRLGGSPAHAGSALMAAVVAMLVISPAALWDVGFQLSALATGGLIVLGGTLEQRLGRWPAWIRTPVALTVAAQLATLPVLLATFEQVSLVAPLANVVVVPLVPAVMAGSALAAVVGGLAAAVPLAGISDAAAWFAGGAAWLPLRALIAAGTAAAELPLAALPVTGGPWLTLAWYPLLGLAARRLSRRSDPGPPMASPLEVAGRPGLPQVALPEAAAFATALTWVGRPRRAAAGLVLVLTVATVLTWPDGRLHLTVLDIGQGDAILIETPDGSTALIDAGVDPDLTLRRIGQALAFHEREIEVVILTHPHQDHLGGLGEVLRRYEVGLFVDGGRPLHGDPHHHVLAAAQHEPGARVTAAGAGQVIPLGREAELEILFPTADDIARPLPDGDINNASVVALLRYGRFSALLTGDAEAPIEALLADRGLLRPVDVLKVGHHGSDSGTTEAFLAVVQPSVAVISAGVDNQYGHPHRSTLENLEQVPELTVYRTDRDGDVEVVTDGRAYWVVSRRGQTAPTPARGGETVRTGRIEPWPCPTAPLPASCSPPTTHPIGWSSIPRALPGWQPKPRESWPATGWRSTRSWWRRRAGCTTSTRWRRGPTAATDWRGPSASPPWDIGTWPTRSPPIRSAACSTPSGLRAAGRPSVSRWPTAGLANPS; encoded by the coding sequence ATGGACCGGCGCGGTGCCTGGCTGCTGCCGGGCTTCGTGGCGGGGGTGATGGCCGGCATCGCGACCGCGGACGCCGGGTGGCTGGGCACGTCCGTGATGGCGGTCGTCATGGGTTGCGTCGTCGTGGGAGTTGGGCTGCGCCTCGTCGCTCGCCAAATGCTTGGGTCCGCGGTGCTCGTCGCCGCCGCGCTCCTGTTCGGGATGGCCCTGGGCGGCGTTCGAGGACTGGCGACCACACCGCCCGGCGGCCCCGGGAGCGTCGACGTACTTGCCGCCGACGGAACCTGGCGGGTCAGCGGAAGCGTTGCCGATGAGCCGACACCCCGGGGCGACGCGATCGACCTGGTGCTCGATGACCTGCGCCTGGCCGGCGGCCCCCTGGCGGGGCGGGTCCTCGTCCGCGTCCCGAGATCCGCAGCGGTGATCGCCGGCGATCGGGTCGCCGTCGAAGTCATCATCCGGCCGCCGAATCCGGCGGACGCCGAGGGAATGGCGTACCGCGAGCGGCTGCGGCGCCAGGGCATCGGGGCGCTGGGTCGCGCATTCGAGGTCGCCGTCATCGGGCATCGGTCCGATCCGCTGGCGGACAGCTTCGGCAGCGTCCGACGCTGGCTCCTGGACGGGCTGGTCACGACGGTGCCCGAACCCGAGGCCTCGCTGGGGGCTGGCATCCTGCTTGGCGTGCGGGCCGGGATCGATCCGGCCGTGCGGGACGCGTTCGCGGTGGCCGGGCTTTCCCACGTGGTGGCCATCAGCGGCTGGAACGTTGCGATCGTGGTCGTGCTCATCGGCGCACTGACGCGCCGCCTGCGCCGCCGAGCGGCGCCGGCGCTGCCCGCAGCGGTAGCCGTGCTGGCCGTCGCCGGCTACGTCGTCCTGGTGGGTGCCTCGCCGGCCGTGGTGCGGGCCGCGCTCATGGCCGGTGCCCTGCTCGTCAGCCGCCTGGGTGGGTCTCCCGCACACGCCGGCTCGGCGCTCATGGCGGCGGTGGTCGCCATGCTGGTCATCTCGCCGGCAGCCTTGTGGGACGTCGGATTCCAGCTCTCGGCCCTCGCCACCGGCGGGCTGATCGTGCTCGGCGGCACTCTCGAGCAACGGCTGGGACGATGGCCGGCCTGGATCCGGACGCCGGTGGCGCTCACGGTCGCGGCCCAGCTGGCCACGCTTCCCGTCCTGCTGGCCACGTTCGAACAGGTTTCCCTGGTCGCGCCGCTGGCCAACGTGGTGGTCGTCCCGCTGGTGCCCGCCGTCATGGCCGGCTCCGCCCTGGCCGCGGTGGTGGGCGGCCTCGCCGCGGCCGTGCCGCTCGCCGGGATAAGCGATGCGGCGGCCTGGTTTGCCGGTGGGGCGGCGTGGCTCCCGTTGCGCGCTCTCATCGCCGCCGGGACCGCGGCCGCTGAGCTGCCTCTGGCCGCTCTGCCGGTGACCGGGGGCCCGTGGCTCACCCTGGCCTGGTATCCGCTCCTGGGCCTCGCCGCCCGCCGCCTCTCGCGCCGCTCGGATCCGGGCCCGCCGATGGCGTCGCCGCTGGAGGTCGCCGGTCGCCCCGGCCTGCCCCAGGTGGCGCTTCCCGAGGCGGCGGCTTTCGCCACCGCCCTTACCTGGGTCGGCCGACCCCGACGCGCGGCGGCCGGCCTGGTGCTGGTCCTCACCGTGGCCACCGTCCTGACCTGGCCGGATGGCCGGCTGCACCTGACGGTGCTCGACATCGGCCAGGGCGACGCGATCCTGATCGAGACGCCGGATGGGAGCACCGCGCTCATCGACGCCGGCGTGGATCCGGACCTGACCCTGCGGCGGATCGGCCAGGCTCTTGCGTTCCACGAGCGGGAGATCGAGGTCGTGATCCTCACCCACCCGCACCAGGATCACCTGGGAGGGCTGGGCGAGGTCCTGCGCCGATACGAGGTAGGCCTCTTCGTGGACGGCGGGCGACCGCTCCACGGCGACCCGCATCACCACGTATTGGCCGCGGCCCAGCACGAGCCGGGCGCCCGCGTGACGGCGGCTGGCGCGGGTCAGGTCATCCCGCTCGGACGCGAGGCCGAGCTTGAGATCCTCTTTCCGACGGCCGACGACATCGCCCGGCCGCTGCCGGATGGCGACATCAACAACGCATCGGTCGTGGCCCTCCTACGCTATGGCCGATTCAGCGCACTGCTGACCGGGGACGCGGAAGCACCCATCGAGGCCCTGCTTGCCGATCGCGGCCTGCTGCGCCCGGTCGACGTGCTGAAGGTCGGCCATCACGGGTCCGACTCGGGGACGACCGAGGCCTTCCTGGCCGTCGTCCAGCCGTCGGTGGCCGTCATTTCGGCCGGCGTCGACAACCAATACGGTCACCCGCATCGGTCCACCCTCGAGAACCTGGAGCAGGTGCCCGAGTTGACGGTGTACCGCACCGACCGGGACGGCGATGTCGAAGTCGTGACCGATGGGCGGGCCTACTGGGTCGTCAGCCGTCGCGGCCAGACCGCCCCGACGCCGGCGCGAGGCGGTGAGACGGTCCGGACGGGTAGGATCGAGCCATGGCCGTGCCCGACCGCTCCGTTGCCCGCCAGCTGCTCGCCGCCGACAACCCACCCGATTGGCTGGTCGTCCATTCCGAGGGCGTTGCCCGGGTGGCAGCCGAAGCCGCGCGAATCCTGGCCCGCAACGGGGTGGCGGTCGACGCGCTCCTGGTGGAGGCGGCGGGCCGGCTGCACGACATCGACAAGATGGAGACGCGGGCCAACGGCCGCCACGGACTGGCGGGGGCCGAGCGCCTCACCGCCTTGGGATATCGGGACCTGGCCGACCCGGTCGCCTCCCATCCGGTCAGCTGCCTGCTCGACCCCGAGCGGTCTCCGCGCGGCTGGCCGGCCATCTGTGTCTCGGTGGCCGACCGCCGGGTTGGCCAATCCTTCATGA
- a CDS encoding ComEA family DNA-binding protein, translating into MTRFDLVTVAAVAAAVVLAGAASLALVAGVALAPADPSFPPDPWTTPAPSMGHEGEQGGELVVDIEGGVNLPGIHRLPAGSRVADALAAAGGYAESADLAAAARSLNLAAAVVDGQQIYVPVLGETPGSGGGAGGDGQVNLNRASQSELEALPGIGPVTAERIIAARTERPFATLDELVTREVLTARQLEQIADLVTVP; encoded by the coding sequence ATGACCCGATTCGACCTGGTGACCGTGGCCGCCGTGGCAGCCGCGGTGGTGCTGGCCGGAGCGGCGAGCCTCGCCCTGGTCGCCGGCGTCGCCCTGGCGCCGGCCGATCCGTCATTTCCGCCCGACCCGTGGACTACGCCCGCGCCGTCGATGGGGCACGAGGGAGAGCAGGGCGGGGAGCTGGTGGTCGACATCGAAGGCGGAGTCAACCTGCCCGGCATCCACAGGTTGCCCGCCGGGTCGCGGGTCGCGGACGCGCTGGCCGCGGCGGGTGGCTATGCCGAGAGCGCGGACCTGGCCGCGGCCGCGCGGAGCCTGAACCTGGCAGCCGCGGTGGTGGATGGGCAGCAGATTTACGTGCCCGTGCTCGGCGAGACCCCGGGGAGCGGCGGGGGTGCTGGCGGTGATGGGCAGGTGAACCTCAATCGGGCCAGCCAGTCCGAGCTGGAGGCCCTGCCGGGGATCGGACCTGTCACGGCGGAGCGGATCATCGCGGCGCGCACCGAGCGGCCGTTCGCGACGCTGGACGAACTGGTGACCCGCGAGGTGCTCACCGCGCGCCAGCTGGAGCAGATCGCCGACCTGGTGACAGTCCCCTAG